One part of the Stigmatopora argus isolate UIUO_Sarg chromosome 8, RoL_Sarg_1.0, whole genome shotgun sequence genome encodes these proteins:
- the c8h1orf210 gene encoding type III endosome membrane protein TEMP: protein MDALANTSTLANTSTLPTATSAPNDIRKTTSHRWEFLLAVLVTAISISILIALLAKWQVVWRYLSSYRHTRLREMDTVSQFEQSGLEVGFDIHGESDINLRHAVHAEDDDGFIEDNYIPTSERVRAERAEKNMEDNEDTEDEMDENEFTIT from the exons ATGGATGCACTGGCCAATACAAGCACCCTGGCCAATACAAGCACACTGCCCACAGCTACATCAGCTCCAAATG ACATAAGGAAGACTACCTCTCACAGATGGGAGTTCTTGCTGGCAGTCTTGGTTACTGCCATCTCAATTTCCATTCTTATCGCCCTACTGGCAAAATGGCAAGTGGTTTGGCGCTACCTCTCAAGTTATCGGCACACTCGATTGAGGGAGATGGACACAGTCAGCCAGTTTGAGCAGTCAG GTCTGGAGGTGGGCTTTGACATACATGGGGAAAGTGATATAAACCTTCGCCATGCTGTACATGCTGAAGATGATGATGGCTTCATTGAGGACAACTACATCCCAACGAGTGAAAGAGTAAGAGCTGAAAGAGCAGAAAAGAACATGGAGGACAACGAGGACACAGAGGACGAGATGGATGAAAATGAATTCACGATTACTTAG